The proteins below are encoded in one region of Paenibacillus sp. YYML68:
- a CDS encoding response regulator: protein MTTILLIEDNEMNRDMLSRRLQRKGYQVATAEDGQQGVELAVQLLPELILMDMSLPVLDGWEATRWLKANAATKHIPVIALTAHAMTSDEEKAYAAGCDDFDTKPVMLERLLGKIETVLSKA, encoded by the coding sequence ATGACAACGATTCTATTGATCGAGGATAACGAAATGAACCGCGATATGCTGTCGCGTAGACTGCAGCGCAAAGGCTATCAAGTCGCAACAGCAGAGGACGGCCAGCAAGGGGTTGAGCTGGCCGTGCAGCTGCTCCCCGAGCTTATTCTCATGGACATGAGCTTGCCGGTGCTCGACGGCTGGGAGGCGACTCGATGGCTGAAGGCCAATGCCGCGACGAAGCATATACCGGTGATCGCGTTAACGGCTCATGCGATGACCAGTGACGAGGAGAAGGCGTACGCTGCAGGCTGCGACGACTTTGATACGAAGCCAGTCATGCTCGAGCGTTTACTTGGCAAAATCGAGACCGTGCTGAGTAAAGCTTAA
- a CDS encoding HD-GYP domain-containing protein codes for MEDIKQARMIIVDDQEYNVQLLERILRRAEFKHIYSIMDPLQMSTMLKEVDPDIVLLDMHMPGMDGLQVLQLIREQSEEGSYLPVLMLTADVTPAMKQQGLQAGVNDFLTKPYDRTEVILRINNLLKTRQLHIQLQQHKNTLEDKVRARTEELRRAKLEILQLLGRASEYRDDLTGSHTLRVGRLAGLIASRIGYTEMQVENLRMAAALHDIGKIGIPDHILLKPGRYEPYEFDQMKAHTLIGSSILAASSFSLLRLAGIIARSHHEKWDGSGYPDGLQGEQIPVEARIVALADFYDALTHERPYKKAWSAEETIAEIKRQSGLHFDPALVEVFIQLHQEGEITEGMKSLEEAL; via the coding sequence ATGGAAGATATTAAGCAAGCCAGAATGATCATCGTAGATGATCAAGAGTATAACGTTCAGCTGCTGGAGCGTATTCTTCGGCGAGCGGAATTCAAGCATATCTATAGCATTATGGACCCGCTTCAGATGAGCACCATGCTTAAGGAGGTAGACCCCGATATCGTCCTGCTTGATATGCATATGCCGGGGATGGACGGACTTCAAGTGCTGCAGCTTATTCGTGAGCAGAGCGAGGAGGGCAGCTATTTGCCCGTGCTGATGCTTACAGCTGATGTGACACCAGCTATGAAGCAGCAAGGCTTGCAGGCGGGAGTCAACGATTTCTTGACGAAGCCTTACGACCGAACAGAGGTCATATTGCGCATTAACAATTTGTTAAAAACAAGGCAGCTGCATATTCAGCTGCAGCAGCATAAGAATACGCTGGAAGACAAGGTTAGAGCTCGAACGGAGGAGCTGCGGCGGGCGAAGCTTGAAATCCTGCAGCTGCTTGGACGTGCTTCGGAATATCGCGATGACTTGACGGGCAGCCATACGCTGAGAGTAGGGAGATTGGCTGGACTCATCGCCAGTCGCATCGGTTATACCGAGATGCAGGTGGAGAACCTTCGAATGGCAGCAGCACTGCATGATATCGGGAAGATTGGTATACCGGATCACATCCTGCTGAAGCCGGGCAGGTATGAGCCGTATGAGTTCGATCAGATGAAAGCTCACACACTTATTGGCAGCAGCATTCTCGCGGCGAGCTCCTTCTCCTTGCTGCGTCTGGCAGGTATTATTGCAAGGTCGCATCATGAGAAATGGGACGGCTCCGGCTATCCGGACGGACTGCAGGGGGAGCAGATTCCGGTGGAGGCGCGGATCGTCGCGCTTGCCGATTTCTACGATGCTTTGACCCATGAGCGGCCATACAAGAAGGCTTGGTCTGCTGAGGAGACGATCGCGGAGATCAAGAGGCAGAGCGGACTGCACTTCGATCCGGCCCTTGTCGAGGTATTCATTCAGTTGCATCAAGAGGGGGAAATTACGGAAGGTATGAAGTCTCTTGAGGAGGCTCTCTAG